The genomic segment AGCCCCAGTCCTTCATCAGCCGCGTGGGCGCGTTGCGAAGGTGCAGCGGCACCGGCGCGTCCGGATGCTCGCGCGCGGCCTCGGTCGCGGCGGCGAGGGCCATGTACGCGCGGTTGGACTTGGGCGCGTTCGCCACGTACAGGATCGCGTTCGCCAGCGGCAGGAAGCCCTCGGGCGCGCCCAGCCGCTCGAACGCGAGCATCGCCTGCACGGCGACCATGCCGGCCTGCGGGTCGGCCAGGCCCACGTCCTCGTACGCGGCGGCCACCAGGCGGCGGAAGAGCGTCTTGGGGTCCTCGCCGCCCTGGATCATCCGCATGCCCCAGTACAGCGCGCCCTCGCCGCTGCTGGCCCGCAGCGACTTGTGGAACGCCGACAGCATCTCGTACGCGAGCGTGGTGTCGTAGCGTGCCGTGCGCTGCTGCAGCGCCTCGCGCATGACCTCGGGGCCGATGGTGGAGCCCGGGCCGGAGAGGCGGGCCGCGATCTCCAGCCCGGAAAGCGCCTGGCGCGCGTCACCCCCCGTGCTGTGGACCAGGATGTCCTCCGCCTCGGGGTCCAGCGCCAGTTCCATCCGCCCCAGCCCGCGCTCCTCGTCCGCCAGCGCGCGGTGGATCACGGCGCGCAGGTCGTCCTCCGTGAGCGACTGGAGGACGAGCACCTGCGAGCGCGACAGCAGCGCGGGGTTGATCTCGAACGCGGGGTGCTCCGTGGTCGCGCCGACCAGGCCGAGCAGCCCGGACTCCAGCGTGGGAAGGAGGAAGTCCTGCTGGCCCTTGTTGAGCCGGTGGATCTCGTCGACGAAGAGCAGAGTGCGCTGCTGCGCCTTCCGCCGCGCCTCGGCCTCCTTCACCACCTCGCGGAGGCGCGGCACGCCCTCGCTCACGGCGTTGAAGGGCACGAACGCGGCGCCGCCGTGGCCCGCGATCACCCGCGCCAGCGTGGTCTTGCCCGTGCCCGGCGGGCCGTGGAGGATCAGGTTCGGCAGGTACCCGGCGCCCACCAGCTTCCGCAGCGTGCCGTCCGGGCCCACGAGGTGCTCCTGGCCGACGATCTCGTCCAGCGTGCGCGGGCGCATGCGCTCAGCCAGCGGCGCGTCCGAGCGCGGCGGCTTCGGCGCGGCGGACGGCCCCGCATCTCC from the Longimicrobiaceae bacterium genome contains:
- a CDS encoding replication-associated recombination protein A — encoded protein: MSDLSLFGEPEGAPRTGSGDAGPSAAPKPPRSDAPLAERMRPRTLDEIVGQEHLVGPDGTLRKLVGAGYLPNLILHGPPGTGKTTLARVIAGHGGAAFVPFNAVSEGVPRLREVVKEAEARRKAQQRTLLFVDEIHRLNKGQQDFLLPTLESGLLGLVGATTEHPAFEINPALLSRSQVLVLQSLTEDDLRAVIHRALADEERGLGRMELALDPEAEDILVHSTGGDARQALSGLEIAARLSGPGSTIGPEVMREALQQRTARYDTTLAYEMLSAFHKSLRASSGEGALYWGMRMIQGGEDPKTLFRRLVAAAYEDVGLADPQAGMVAVQAMLAFERLGAPEGFLPLANAILYVANAPKSNRAYMALAAATEAAREHPDAPVPLHLRNAPTRLMKDWGYGEGYKYAHNYEGAYVDLQCLPDEIAGETFYEPTDRGYEAKIAARQAQRAAARESGSGDEDAAGGGKG